One Spinacia oleracea cultivar Varoflay chromosome 4, BTI_SOV_V1, whole genome shotgun sequence DNA segment encodes these proteins:
- the LOC130472489 gene encoding uncharacterized protein: MAVTPLRQHPPPEGSARRGDARGGAGPSKRAASPTSVEILDGEDDHPSAQAARTPEAPRPPPRGRDDPASGRQAALDDEVRNIHAFRHFSSRDKAKIISSVIKAVPKEYVDQFPPAADAQFGAMQAVLLDVSVQLFVSPF, encoded by the exons ATGGCTGTAACTCCGTTACGGCAACACCCTCCCCCTGAGGGTTCTGCCAGGCGGGGGGACGCCAGGGGCGGAGCCGGCCCCAGCAAGAGAGCGGCGTCTCCTACGTCGGTGGAGATCCTCGATGGTGAGGACGATCATCCATCGGCTCAGGCGGCTCGGACTCCTGAGGCACCTCGTCCTCCTCCCCGCGGCAGAGACGATCCCG CTTCTGGTCGGCAGGCGGCATTGGACGATGAGGTCCGCAATATTCATGCGTTCCGGCACTTCTCTTCCCGGGATAAGGCTAAGATCATCTCTTCGGTGATCAAGGCCGTGCCGAAGGAATATGTGGACCAATTCCCTCCGGCAGCGGACGCGCAGTTTGGGGCTATGCAGGCGGTCCTTTTGGATGTAAGCGTCCAACTTTTTGTTTCACCCTTTTGA